In the genome of Entelurus aequoreus isolate RoL-2023_Sb linkage group LG08, RoL_Eaeq_v1.1, whole genome shotgun sequence, one region contains:
- the LOC133655400 gene encoding dual specificity protein phosphatase 13A-like isoform X2: protein MEKSPCVKDLQKVLFGGKRFGNHVDEVSPGLFLGDMSAANDRYMVWKLGVTHVLNAAHGSRCSEGNRHYYGDGVHYYGVPADDSPTFDLSPYFFPCAQFIHHALCTAGGKAGVSRSAALLLSYFMICHACTLMDAILKVKERRWIFPNKGFLKQLCALQVKLRQP from the exons ATGGAGAAGAGTCCATGTGTGAAAGACTTGCAGAAAGTTCTGTTTGGCGGCAAACGTTTTGGCAATCATGTGGATGAAGTTAGTCCTGGTCTGTTCCTTGGTGACAT GTCAGCAGCCAATGACCGCTACATGGTGTGGAAGCTGGGAGTTACACACGTCTTGAACGCAGCACACGGCAGCCGGTGCAGTGAAGGCAACAGACATTACTACGGAGACGGCGTACATTATTACGGCGTGCCTGCAGACGACTCGCCCACCTTTGACCTTTCGCCGTATTTCTTCCCGTGTGCACAGTTCATCCACCACGCACTTTGCACGGCCGGAGGTAAAG CAGGTGTGAGCAGGTCCGCAGCCCTGCTCTTGTCCTACTTCATGATCTGTCACGCATGCACGCTGATGGACGCCATACTGAAGGTCAAAGAGCGACGCTGGATTTTCCCCAATAAAGGATTCCTCAAGCAGCTCTGTGCTTTACAAGTCAAACTACGGCAGCCATAG
- the LOC133655400 gene encoding dual specificity protein phosphatase 13A-like isoform X1 translates to MEKSPCVKDLQKVLFGGKRFGNHVDEVSPGLFLGDMSAANDRYMVWKLGVTHVLNAAHGSRCSEGNRHYYGDGVHYYGVPADDSPTFDLSPYFFPCAQFIHHALCTAGGKAAVLVHCAAGVSRSAALLLSYFMICHACTLMDAILKVKERRWIFPNKGFLKQLCALQVKLRQP, encoded by the exons ATGGAGAAGAGTCCATGTGTGAAAGACTTGCAGAAAGTTCTGTTTGGCGGCAAACGTTTTGGCAATCATGTGGATGAAGTTAGTCCTGGTCTGTTCCTTGGTGACAT GTCAGCAGCCAATGACCGCTACATGGTGTGGAAGCTGGGAGTTACACACGTCTTGAACGCAGCACACGGCAGCCGGTGCAGTGAAGGCAACAGACATTACTACGGAGACGGCGTACATTATTACGGCGTGCCTGCAGACGACTCGCCCACCTTTGACCTTTCGCCGTATTTCTTCCCGTGTGCACAGTTCATCCACCACGCACTTTGCACGGCCGGAGGTAAAG CTGCTGTGTTGGTCCACTGTGCAGCAGGTGTGAGCAGGTCCGCAGCCCTGCTCTTGTCCTACTTCATGATCTGTCACGCATGCACGCTGATGGACGCCATACTGAAGGTCAAAGAGCGACGCTGGATTTTCCCCAATAAAGGATTCCTCAAGCAGCTCTGTGCTTTACAAGTCAAACTACGGCAGCCATAG